CATTAGTTCAAAAAAGAGAGCCAGAAATAATTAAATACCCTGAAGAGAAAATTATGGTAGGATAAAAGTAAATTGACCAATCGGTCAATTTAGTCGTTAGTGAATAGTCTTCAGCATATATTATAATAGATAGCAGGTAGCGTTTGGCGTATAGTATAATTCGTTAATATTTAATGAACAGTATATGGTTAATAGTAAATAAAAGCAAAAACTGTGGAATTATTAAATTATATAGCTAAAAAGTATTCACAAAGGATTTTAACTAACGACTATTCACTATCGACTAAAAAAAGAGGAGGTGTTTCTCGTGAAACAATTTTTAGTTCTTGGTTTAGGAAGATTTGGATCTGCAGTAGCCACTACCTTGGTTGAATTAGGTTATGAAGTCCTTGGTGTAGATACTGATCCTGAAAAAGTAAACGACTTAAAAAACAAAATCACCGAAGTTGTTCAAGCTGATATTTCCGATGAAAGGACCTTATCCGAACTGGGAGCAAAAAATTTTGATGCAGCAATTGTAGGGATTGGTTCAAATTTAGAATCAAGTATATTGACTACCATCATATTAAAAGAAATGGGAATAAAATATATAATTGCCAAAGCCCAAAATAAGCTTCATGCAAAAGTTTTAGAAAAGATAGGAGTAGATAAAATAGTATTTCCCGAAAGAGATATGGGAATAAGGATCGCTCGAAATTTAATTACCCCCAATATTAAAGATTATATAGATTTAGAACCCGATTATAGTATTATTGAAATTGAAGCTCTGCCTAAATTTCTGAATAAAACTTTAAGCGAACTTGATCTACGCAACAAATACAGAATAAATGTTTTAGCTATTAAAAGAGATAATAAATTTAACCTCTCTCCTCAAGCAAAAGATCTAATAAAAAGTGGGGATTATCTAATTGTAATAGGTGAGACTAAAAAAATTACTGAATTAGCCAGCAAAGAAAATCATTAAAAATATGCAAATATTCGATAGAAAACTGGAGAAATATTTTTCCAATTATATATTCCAAAGTATTCTGGCTACGATTACCTTGACTATTATCCTATATTTTGAAAATGTATTTACCCATACTGCTATCATTGCATCTTTAGGAGCAACTACTTTTATTATCTTCGCTATGCCTAAATACGCTACTGCTCAACCCAGAAAGGTAATAGGAGGGCATACCATTTGTATCATTGTGGGAATTTTTTGTTTTTATTTCGCTTCTTTGGCTCAAAACATAGAAAGCCTTTTTCTAACTCATGACGTATTTAGAATCTTCATTCCCTCCCTTTCTGTGGGGTTGTCTATTTTTATTATGAGTATTACAAATACCGAACATCCTCCTGCTGCCGGTACTGCCCTGGGGATAGTGGTTCAGGGCTGGTCTTATTCCACTATACTGGTTATCCTTTGCACTGTTTCCTTTCTATCGCTGACCAAGTATTTACTAAAACCCTACTTAAAGAATTTAGTCTGACCCTATGTTTTTTTAAAAATTAACCTGGTATGTTATAATAAAGTAAAAAAGGATAAAAAAATATGATAAAAAATATTTTATTTGTCTATAACCAGGTAAGTAAAAGAGAACGCAGAGGACTCCTTAGAGAGTGTATTCTTATAGAAGATGTGGATGCTATACGCAAAGCTTTGATTGAGACTAATAATAATATTTTATCTTTGGATCTTTTTTCACCGGAACAATTAGATGAGTTTATTGGTAAGCAAAAACTTATTGACCTGGCTTTTATCCTGGCAGAAGGATATAAAGGTTTCCCTCATACCTTTTATAGCGGCCATGGTGCGGCTATGGTCCATAAACAGTTAAATAAATACCGTATACCTTGCGCTTTCTCTGATATTGTAAGTATGGAAAACTGCCGCAATAAAGACCTTACTTATATCAAACTAAGAGAAGAAGATATTTTAGTTCCAGATCATTTTATATTTGATACCCATTTTAGATTTAGAAAAATAAAATTACTCTCCCAAATAGAGAAAATAGGATTTCCTCTGATGATAAAACCAGTGGGAGGAGGAGATAGTATTGGTATCACTCCTAAATCTGTAGTGCACAATTTACAAGAACTAAAAAACCGGTTTATAGTCTTAAAAAAAGAATTAGGTCCTGAAAAATTAATCATCGAAAAATATCTACCCGGAAGAGAATATACTGTCGGTGTCCTGGGCAGTAGGGTGAAAAAATATATATTACCTATCATCGGTTTCCCCAAAGATCATGGTATCAGATATACCTCTACTAAAAAGAAAGAATATAAAATGAGGGAAAAATTTGAAATAATCTACCGAGATGACGAAAGATTCAAAAAACTTGCCCAGATTGCTATTAATACCTTTGACGCCGTGGGAGCCAGCGATGGGATTAGAATTGATTTTATAGAAGATGGATCGGGAAATATCTACGTTATAGATGTGAATGGTACTCCTGCTCTATCTCAAACTGGTTCTTTAACCTTTATGGCAAGTAAAGTAGGGTTAACACATGGCGAATTGATAAAACTTATTTTTTATGAAAGTGTGGTCAGACATGATTTAGCCCCTACCTATCTTCTGGAAGAGATCATCTCTAAAATTCAAGCCAAACTAGCTACTTATTATGCCAATAAAAAGGATGAAGATGCAGAAATGGCTTTAATTTAAGCATCCCTTATTTTCCCTT
This portion of the Candidatus Atribacteria bacterium genome encodes:
- a CDS encoding HPP family protein, with the protein product MQIFDRKLEKYFSNYIFQSILATITLTIILYFENVFTHTAIIASLGATTFIIFAMPKYATAQPRKVIGGHTICIIVGIFCFYFASLAQNIESLFLTHDVFRIFIPSLSVGLSIFIMSITNTEHPPAAGTALGIVVQGWSYSTILVILCTVSFLSLTKYLLKPYLKNLV
- a CDS encoding TrkA family potassium uptake protein, yielding MKQFLVLGLGRFGSAVATTLVELGYEVLGVDTDPEKVNDLKNKITEVVQADISDERTLSELGAKNFDAAIVGIGSNLESSILTTIILKEMGIKYIIAKAQNKLHAKVLEKIGVDKIVFPERDMGIRIARNLITPNIKDYIDLEPDYSIIEIEALPKFLNKTLSELDLRNKYRINVLAIKRDNKFNLSPQAKDLIKSGDYLIVIGETKKITELASKENH
- a CDS encoding ATP-grasp domain-containing protein; the encoded protein is MIKNILFVYNQVSKRERRGLLRECILIEDVDAIRKALIETNNNILSLDLFSPEQLDEFIGKQKLIDLAFILAEGYKGFPHTFYSGHGAAMVHKQLNKYRIPCAFSDIVSMENCRNKDLTYIKLREEDILVPDHFIFDTHFRFRKIKLLSQIEKIGFPLMIKPVGGGDSIGITPKSVVHNLQELKNRFIVLKKELGPEKLIIEKYLPGREYTVGVLGSRVKKYILPIIGFPKDHGIRYTSTKKKEYKMREKFEIIYRDDERFKKLAQIAINTFDAVGASDGIRIDFIEDGSGNIYVIDVNGTPALSQTGSLTFMASKVGLTHGELIKLIFYESVVRHDLAPTYLLEEIISKIQAKLATYYANKKDEDAEMALI